In Tachyglossus aculeatus isolate mTacAcu1 chromosome 10, mTacAcu1.pri, whole genome shotgun sequence, the following proteins share a genomic window:
- the KLF3 gene encoding LOW QUALITY PROTEIN: Krueppel-like factor 3 (The sequence of the model RefSeq protein was modified relative to this genomic sequence to represent the inferred CDS: deleted 1 base in 1 codon): MLMFDPVPVKQEAMEPVSASYPSSYAEHMRPNKYSVIYSAPSVLPGKFYSDSLAGGIQMEPVDLTVSKRGSPPGAGGSPSPLKFQVAPRRGSPGLGLRSPSPPVKKFSPSPPGTQPFSMPLAIPPVMAALSRHGLRSPGILPVIQPVVVQPVPFMYAPHLQQPVMVSAVLADDMDTSGGLPVPVIESYDKSVLPRKIKLEPGLESPQTDFYPEEMSPPLMGSISPQQVMLQENHPSVIVQTGKRPLPVESPDTQRKRRIHRCDYEGCNKVYTKSSHLKAHRRTHTGEKPYKCTWEGCTWKFARSDELTRHFRKHTGIKPFQCPDCDRSFSRSDHLALHRKRHMLV; the protein is encoded by the exons ATGCTGATGTTTGACCCCGTCCCTGTTAAGCAGGAGGCAATGGAGCCCGTCTCCGCG TCCTACCCGTCCAGCTACGCGGAGCACATGAGGCCCAACAAGTACAGCGTGATCTACTCGGCGCCCAGCGTGCTGCCCGGCAAGTTCTACTCCGACAGCCTGGCCGGCGGCATCCAGATGGAGCCGGTGGACCTGACGGTGAGCAAGCGAGGCTCCCCCCCCGGCGCC GGCGGCTCGCCCTCGCCGCTCAAGTTCCAGGTGGCCCCGCGTCGGGGCTCCCCCGGGCTGGGCCTGCGCTCGCCCAGCCCCCCGGTGAAGAAGTTCTCGCCGTCCCCGCCTGGAACGCAGCCGTTCAGCATGCCCCTGGCCATCCCCCCGGTCATGGCTGCCCTGTCTCGCCACGGCCTCCGCAGCCCCGGCATCCTGCCGGTCATTCAGCCGGTCGTCGTGCAGCCCGTCCCCTTCATGTACGCCCCGCATCTCCAGCAGCCCGTCATGGTCTCCGCCGTCCTGGCCGACGACATGGACACCTCTGGCGGCCTGCCAG TGCCCGTGATCGAGTCGTACGACAAGTCCGTGCTACCGAGGAAGATCAAACTGGAGCCCGGGCTGGAGTCCCCACAGACGGACTTTTACCCTGAGGAAATGTCTCCGCCACTGATGGGCTCCATCTCCCCCCAGCAGGTCATGCTCCAGGA GAACCACCCGTCGGTGATCGTGCAGACGGGGAAGCGGCCGTTGCCCGTGGAGTCCCCAGACACGCAGCGCAAGCGCCGGATCCACCGCTGCGACTACGAGGGCTGCAACAAAGTCTACACCAAGAGCTCTCACTTGAAAGCCCACAGGAGGACGCACACAG GAGAAAAGCCGTACAAGTGCACGTGGGAGGGATGCACGTGGAAATTTGCCCGTTCCGACGAGCTGACCCGGCACTTCCGCAAACACACTGGCATCAAGCCCTTCCAATGTCCAGACTGTGACCGCAGCTTCTCCCGCTCGGACCACCTCGCCCTCCACAGGAAACGGCACATGCTAGTCTGA